A window of the Chloroflexus sp. Y-396-1 genome harbors these coding sequences:
- a CDS encoding SIS domain-containing protein, translated as MGFQQQLAEAIAVLEACMTLAPAIDQITACTAEALLAGHTLYTAGNGGSAADAMHLAEELVGRYRYNRRPLPAICLNADVGALTCIANDFGYEEIFARQLAALGKPGDVLIVFSTSGQSPNIINALSTARARGMINIALLGKDGGMARNLADHALIVPSNNTARIQEVHTLILHAICEQVEQRLASSLESHVEREV; from the coding sequence ATGGGATTCCAACAACAACTCGCCGAAGCGATTGCGGTACTAGAGGCATGCATGACGCTCGCGCCGGCAATCGACCAAATCACCGCCTGCACTGCCGAAGCACTGTTGGCCGGACATACGCTGTATACCGCCGGAAATGGTGGCAGTGCGGCCGATGCCATGCATCTGGCTGAAGAACTGGTCGGTCGTTACCGGTACAATCGGCGTCCACTGCCTGCTATTTGCCTCAACGCGGATGTTGGCGCACTCACGTGCATTGCCAACGACTTTGGTTACGAGGAAATCTTTGCTCGTCAACTTGCTGCCCTAGGCAAGCCTGGTGATGTGCTGATTGTATTCAGCACCAGTGGTCAGTCGCCGAATATTATCAATGCCTTGAGTACGGCGCGGGCCAGAGGCATGATCAACATTGCCTTATTGGGTAAAGATGGTGGCATGGCCCGGAATCTGGCCGATCATGCTCTGATCGTACCGAGTAACAACACTGCACGCATTCAAGAAGTTCACACGCTCATCCTGCACGCGATTTGCGAGCAGGTTGAACAACGTCTCGCCAGTTCGCTTGAATCACATGTTGAGAGGGAGGTATGA
- the dnaX gene encoding DNA polymerase III subunit gamma/tau, with amino-acid sequence MAVQSLYRKWRSQTFAELVGQEHVVQTLRNAIAEDRVGHAYLFTGPRGVGKTTMARLLAKAVNCLHPDLAARPCGVCELCIAIAEGRAVDVIEMDAASHTSVEDAREIIERVQFRPSVARMKVYIIDETHMLSTAAFNALLKTLEEPPDHALFILATTEVHKVPATILSRCQRFTFVRHSVAAMAAHLRRIAAAEGITLAEGVPEAIARAATGSMRDALGILEQLASFVEGPITLQQVQRLLGMTAAAEIDALVTALLSADVTAALRSVHAVVQQGADLRQFTRDLVERLRAVMLLKATNDRTLLDVGDDEVTQLSRWAIQSDMAALVHWVKLFSNLDAQLRTTPYGQLPLEVAVVEALLTPASVSLPTAPSSFVPQANPQLVRPPTGREVGIAVSSVSTPEVHSPAKPALPPTNLEPSHVSVSSLAESPSRDPGVPQAESTSPPAVSLATDPLPPPPATWAASRQLRPPTDPTVARAADADMSVLEHIEATWEEIKRDVRPRSPTVQALLNSARPYDVEGNTVVLLVTSSFHKQRLEEPKNRSIIEDVLRRRLGKPYAVRCTIEEKSVEPTDLRSKIREARKDEFVRAALNIFDAHIVDIEPLEPE; translated from the coding sequence ATGGCTGTTCAGTCTCTCTACCGTAAATGGCGTTCTCAGACCTTTGCCGAGCTGGTCGGGCAAGAGCACGTTGTGCAAACGCTGCGTAACGCGATTGCCGAAGACCGGGTCGGTCACGCATATCTGTTCACCGGTCCGCGCGGCGTCGGTAAGACAACGATGGCCCGTTTGTTGGCCAAAGCAGTGAACTGTCTCCATCCCGATCTGGCAGCCCGCCCATGTGGTGTCTGCGAATTATGTATTGCGATTGCTGAGGGACGGGCCGTTGATGTCATTGAGATGGATGCCGCCTCGCATACTAGTGTCGAAGATGCTCGCGAGATTATCGAGCGCGTGCAGTTTCGCCCTAGTGTGGCGCGTATGAAGGTCTACATCATCGATGAGACCCATATGCTCTCGACGGCGGCGTTCAATGCTCTGCTCAAGACCCTAGAAGAACCGCCTGATCATGCGCTCTTTATTCTGGCAACCACAGAAGTTCACAAAGTACCGGCAACCATCTTGTCGCGTTGCCAGCGTTTCACCTTTGTCCGACATAGTGTTGCTGCAATGGCGGCACATCTCCGCCGGATCGCTGCCGCCGAAGGCATCACTCTTGCTGAAGGTGTTCCAGAGGCAATTGCCCGTGCTGCGACCGGTAGTATGCGTGACGCGCTCGGTATTCTTGAGCAACTAGCGTCGTTTGTCGAAGGCCCGATTACGTTGCAACAGGTGCAACGCTTGCTCGGTATGACGGCGGCTGCCGAGATCGATGCTCTGGTTACCGCTCTGCTGAGCGCCGACGTGACAGCCGCGTTACGGTCAGTGCATGCCGTGGTACAGCAGGGGGCCGATCTGCGTCAGTTTACCCGCGATCTCGTTGAGCGACTGCGTGCAGTGATGCTGTTGAAGGCAACAAATGATCGCACCCTTCTCGATGTGGGGGATGACGAAGTCACGCAATTGAGCCGGTGGGCCATTCAGTCCGATATGGCGGCATTGGTTCACTGGGTGAAACTGTTCAGTAACCTCGATGCTCAATTGCGAACGACCCCCTACGGTCAGCTGCCACTAGAGGTTGCCGTGGTTGAAGCGTTGCTCACCCCAGCTTCCGTTTCTCTACCAACGGCGCCGTCTTCATTCGTTCCACAGGCAAACCCACAACTGGTACGTCCGCCAACAGGTCGGGAAGTGGGAATAGCGGTCTCTTCGGTGTCAACACCAGAAGTGCATTCACCGGCGAAACCTGCGCTGCCACCAACCAATCTTGAACCTTCACACGTCTCTGTATCTTCATTAGCGGAATCACCATCGCGTGATCCTGGTGTACCCCAAGCAGAAAGCACCTCACCGCCAGCGGTTTCACTTGCCACTGATCCACTCCCGCCGCCACCAGCCACCTGGGCAGCCAGTCGGCAGCTCCGGCCACCGACCGATCCTACCGTCGCCCGAGCTGCCGATGCAGATATGTCGGTGCTCGAGCACATAGAAGCTACCTGGGAAGAGATCAAACGTGATGTTCGCCCGCGCAGCCCGACGGTCCAGGCTCTCCTGAATAGCGCCCGTCCTTACGATGTTGAGGGAAATACTGTCGTGTTGTTAGTGACCTCCTCATTTCACAAACAACGCCTGGAAGAGCCGAAGAACCGCTCGATCATTGAGGATGTCTTGCGCCGACGTTTGGGTAAACCTTACGCAGTGCGTTGTACGATAGAAGAGAAGTCGGTAGAACCAACCGATTTACGCAGTAAAATCCGTGAGGCGCGTAAAGATGAGTTTGTGCGGGCTGCACTCAACATCTTCGATGCCCATATTGTCGATATTGAGCCACTAGAGCCAGAATAG
- a CDS encoding McrB family protein yields MPFSSLALQALLQPGVSERWHAVQRLLHPEMLTLAQQAAERAAKLLPQRWPLYELSFKSRRAIDRGSGRRDPIADYWFAFDRPPRGAGVMVTVSGLERTLAVGLQLWGVRRPQLAYIWRTARPVWEALIDRIEREGQARFAGRRLPVPGMRWIDHYLSRRAQYLWAGFVYSWDRLPSAEQVIDDICSLLPLNEALMEQAEIDLAPTHTIRETPARYVTGAPSVSQITAIVRQRGMVIDERTLKAFHLAVQARPLVILAGPSGSGKTWLTRLYADALVGVDEGQPNPFYLLVAVQPDWHSARDLLGYYNTLTGLYQPTPFLRHVLKAAADPNQTYIVCLDEMNLARPEYYLAPILSAMETAEGLIDLGTPLAETPLAGGGIVHNPLRLPVNLRLIGTVNVDESTFTLSDKVLDRANLIELGSVDIQALRAMYQIADEQIWHILSEVQTLFQAAGRPAGYRALRETLEFITQASDMAALEALDLQLLQRFLPRLRGDDTPRFRQALSGLHTLCVGKLPRSATRLAHMIARLDREGYTDFYGY; encoded by the coding sequence ATGCCATTTTCATCTCTTGCACTCCAGGCATTACTACAACCTGGCGTTAGTGAGCGCTGGCATGCCGTACAACGGCTGTTGCATCCAGAGATGCTGACACTGGCCCAGCAGGCAGCCGAACGGGCGGCTAAACTTTTACCACAGCGATGGCCGCTCTACGAATTGAGCTTTAAGTCACGACGGGCAATTGACCGTGGGAGTGGCCGTCGTGATCCGATTGCAGATTACTGGTTTGCCTTCGATCGGCCACCCCGTGGCGCCGGTGTTATGGTTACCGTGAGTGGCCTTGAACGCACTCTTGCGGTTGGTCTGCAACTGTGGGGAGTGCGCCGTCCACAACTGGCCTACATCTGGCGTACCGCACGACCGGTATGGGAAGCGTTAATTGATCGGATTGAGCGTGAAGGTCAGGCCCGTTTTGCCGGTCGGCGGTTGCCGGTACCAGGAATGCGCTGGATCGACCACTATCTTAGTCGTCGTGCGCAGTACCTGTGGGCCGGTTTTGTGTACTCTTGGGATCGTCTGCCGTCGGCAGAGCAGGTGATCGACGATATTTGTTCTCTTCTCCCTCTAAACGAGGCGCTTATGGAGCAGGCCGAGATCGATCTTGCGCCTACCCACACAATACGTGAGACGCCAGCACGCTACGTTACCGGTGCGCCATCGGTTAGTCAGATCACAGCGATCGTTCGGCAGCGTGGGATGGTGATTGACGAACGTACCCTAAAAGCCTTCCACCTCGCAGTTCAGGCGCGGCCACTGGTCATCCTGGCGGGACCAAGTGGCAGTGGTAAGACCTGGTTGACCCGCCTCTACGCCGACGCCCTGGTAGGAGTTGATGAAGGTCAGCCCAATCCGTTCTACCTCCTGGTAGCAGTGCAACCTGACTGGCACAGTGCCCGTGATCTCCTTGGTTATTACAACACCCTGACCGGGCTATACCAACCGACGCCATTTTTGCGTCATGTGTTAAAGGCAGCGGCTGACCCCAATCAGACTTATATTGTCTGCCTTGACGAGATGAATCTGGCGCGACCAGAATATTATCTAGCGCCGATTCTGTCGGCGATGGAGACAGCAGAGGGATTGATCGATCTGGGTACACCGCTTGCCGAAACACCACTGGCTGGCGGCGGAATCGTGCATAATCCGCTGCGGTTACCGGTCAATCTGCGTCTAATTGGCACCGTCAACGTTGATGAAAGCACCTTCACCCTGAGCGATAAAGTACTAGACCGGGCTAATCTGATCGAGCTAGGTTCGGTTGATATACAGGCACTGCGTGCAATGTACCAGATCGCAGACGAGCAGATATGGCACATCTTGAGCGAGGTACAGACACTCTTTCAGGCAGCGGGGCGACCGGCAGGATACCGAGCACTGCGCGAGACACTTGAATTCATAACGCAAGCAAGTGATATGGCGGCCCTGGAGGCACTCGATCTTCAGCTCTTGCAACGTTTCTTACCGCGTCTGCGCGGCGATGATACGCCACGGTTTCGTCAAGCCCTCAGCGGATTACACACTCTCTGTGTTGGGAAACTGCCGCGTAGCGCTACCCGTCTTGCCCACATGATTGCCCGGCTAGACCGGGAAGGGTACACCGACTTTTACGGGTATTAG
- a CDS encoding roadblock/LC7 domain-containing protein produces the protein MASRTEEMVRHLKALSMNTPDIEASAVVSVDGLIMASALPADVEEDRVSAMSAAMLSLGERIASELKRGQLDQVFVRGEDGYVILMAIGEEAVLTALAQSRAKLGLVFLDMRRTANELLNLV, from the coding sequence ATGGCAAGCAGAACCGAAGAGATGGTGCGGCATCTGAAGGCCCTATCGATGAACACACCCGATATTGAGGCCTCCGCCGTAGTTAGCGTCGACGGCCTCATCATGGCTTCGGCGCTGCCGGCAGATGTCGAAGAAGATCGGGTTTCGGCGATGAGCGCGGCTATGCTTTCGCTTGGTGAGCGTATCGCCAGCGAGTTGAAACGTGGACAGCTTGATCAGGTCTTTGTGCGAGGAGAAGACGGTTACGTTATCCTAATGGCTATCGGTGAAGAAGCAGTGTTAACAGCGCTGGCACAGAGTCGGGCCAAGCTGGGTCTGGTCTTCCTCGATATGCGGCGCACGGCGAACGAGCTGCTCAATCTCGTGTAG
- a CDS encoding Hsp70 family protein, whose translation MRVGLDFGTTNSSAAVYDGHRLRLINLDPINVQPTILRSTLFITREGVPFIGREAINRFTEGNVGREIEYVWRYIGDAELTFAESGTVTQALYVKVDANAPGRLFQSLKSHLRDRSFQKTNVFGVYYSLEELIALVLRMIVERIEQQLGTPISHLVIGRPVHYATDPASDALAFERMQAACRLAGLRSFSFLEEPTAAALSYVSTNRRPQRVLVFDFGGGTLDITIMELDERGRPSFLATDGVPVGGDLLDRRIVMGRLLRHFGEGATLGPRRLPFPSHVLEHLSEWQTIIDLTQPKYLAIIDEAVAIGDRPHELKALRTLVRKNYGLPMYEAVERTKVALSQADRATFILDMGEQTVRDEIPRWDFERLIGPDVRAVERCIDRALAAAGLRPDQIDVVLRTGGSSRVPRFIRMLSEKFGAEKLQEIDVFTSVAAGLAIQAYQS comes from the coding sequence ATGCGCGTCGGGCTTGATTTCGGCACCACGAATTCGAGTGCTGCGGTGTACGATGGCCACCGTTTGCGTCTGATCAATCTTGACCCGATAAACGTTCAGCCGACCATTCTACGCTCGACGCTCTTTATCACCCGCGAGGGCGTACCTTTTATCGGACGTGAGGCAATCAATCGCTTCACCGAGGGAAATGTTGGGCGTGAGATTGAATATGTTTGGCGGTATATCGGTGATGCTGAATTGACCTTTGCCGAGAGCGGTACGGTGACGCAGGCGCTGTATGTGAAAGTAGATGCAAACGCCCCTGGACGCTTGTTTCAGTCGTTGAAAAGTCACCTCCGTGACCGTAGTTTTCAGAAGACCAACGTCTTCGGTGTGTACTATTCGCTGGAAGAGCTGATTGCGCTGGTCTTGCGCATGATCGTTGAACGGATCGAACAGCAACTTGGCACCCCGATCAGCCACCTGGTGATAGGGCGACCGGTGCACTACGCGACCGATCCGGCAAGTGATGCGCTGGCATTTGAACGTATGCAGGCGGCGTGTCGGCTGGCCGGTCTGCGATCGTTTAGCTTTCTCGAAGAGCCTACTGCGGCAGCACTCTCTTATGTCTCTACCAATCGCCGGCCGCAACGGGTGCTGGTATTCGATTTCGGTGGTGGTACGCTCGACATTACCATCATGGAGCTTGATGAGCGAGGGCGACCATCGTTTTTAGCAACGGATGGTGTACCGGTAGGCGGCGACCTGCTCGACCGTCGAATTGTCATGGGCCGCCTCTTGCGGCACTTTGGCGAGGGGGCTACACTTGGTCCGCGTCGTTTACCGTTCCCAAGCCATGTCTTAGAGCATCTCAGCGAATGGCAGACGATTATCGATCTGACCCAGCCCAAGTATCTGGCGATTATCGATGAAGCGGTCGCGATTGGTGATCGTCCCCACGAACTGAAGGCTCTGCGCACCCTGGTTCGTAAGAATTATGGTTTACCAATGTATGAAGCGGTCGAGCGCACTAAAGTGGCGTTATCTCAGGCTGATCGCGCCACCTTCATCCTCGACATGGGTGAGCAGACGGTACGCGATGAGATACCACGTTGGGATTTCGAGCGACTGATTGGCCCTGATGTACGGGCAGTCGAACGTTGTATCGATCGGGCGCTAGCAGCAGCCGGCTTGCGGCCCGATCAAATCGATGTCGTGCTGCGTACCGGCGGGAGTTCCCGCGTTCCGCGCTTCATCCGTATGTTGAGTGAAAAGTTCGGCGCCGAGAAATTGCAGGAGATAGATGTGTTTACCAGTGTTGCGGCTGGTTTGGCGATACAGGCGTATCAATCGTAA
- a CDS encoding extracellular solute-binding protein: MHHRFWLFRLLLLWLLTQTACAGFPSSTAPTTLSERVVLRLWHAWPATEARVLQTLVDTFNQAHPEWQVVLQTRPAVSLPSDLVTAVGEGGGPHLVIIQSHTLGVLVENGVLRSLDDMLAGSELNSLLPTAVGAASVSVDGRPMLFGVPITFDTLALYYNRANILQPPSSIEELLLTARALTDRERDPPVWGLAYNLALDRTIGYLYAFGGRVFDEQGTVVLGSSGREGAERWLTWLSQLYRDELLLATLDGVLVDRALQAREAIMTIDWAHAQAEYRAIWNDQLGVTLLPVVSTEDRVPQPYVQADVIAINARLNNPAEQAAAQAFIRFMIDVDSQRMLLMAGRQPTQLALSLNDTDLADSVQLAAARAFRLQAQRGLPMPTDRITNELVWNTLADMQLSAVRGLITPEQAVTLADEILRSRITPP, translated from the coding sequence GTGCACCATCGGTTTTGGCTCTTTCGTCTGTTGCTCCTTTGGTTGCTGACGCAGACTGCTTGTGCGGGGTTTCCTTCCTCCACTGCGCCAACAACCCTGTCTGAGCGTGTGGTGTTACGTTTGTGGCATGCGTGGCCAGCAACCGAGGCCCGCGTCTTACAAACGCTGGTTGATACATTTAACCAAGCTCATCCTGAATGGCAGGTGGTACTCCAGACCAGACCTGCAGTAAGCCTACCGTCTGATCTGGTAACTGCCGTTGGTGAAGGCGGCGGGCCGCATCTAGTGATTATCCAGAGTCATACACTCGGTGTACTGGTAGAAAACGGTGTATTGCGTTCGCTCGATGATATGCTTGCTGGGAGCGAATTGAATAGTCTCTTGCCCACCGCAGTTGGCGCTGCCAGCGTCTCGGTTGACGGGCGACCAATGTTATTTGGCGTACCAATTACGTTTGACACATTGGCACTTTACTACAATCGGGCAAATATTTTACAACCTCCGTCCAGTATCGAAGAGCTGCTGTTAACCGCCAGGGCTTTGACCGATCGTGAGCGCGATCCGCCGGTGTGGGGATTAGCCTACAACCTCGCGCTTGATCGAACGATTGGGTATCTTTACGCCTTTGGTGGTCGGGTATTTGATGAGCAAGGAACGGTGGTGCTCGGAAGCAGCGGACGTGAAGGTGCTGAGCGCTGGTTAACCTGGTTGAGTCAGCTCTATCGCGATGAGCTATTGTTGGCGACCCTCGATGGTGTATTAGTAGATCGAGCATTGCAGGCACGTGAGGCAATCATGACGATTGATTGGGCACACGCCCAGGCTGAATATCGTGCGATCTGGAACGATCAGCTTGGTGTGACCCTACTTCCAGTGGTGAGTACCGAAGATCGGGTGCCGCAACCGTATGTCCAGGCCGATGTGATTGCGATCAATGCGCGCCTGAACAATCCGGCCGAGCAGGCGGCTGCGCAGGCGTTTATCCGCTTTATGATCGACGTCGATAGCCAGCGGATGTTGTTGATGGCGGGTCGTCAGCCAACCCAGCTCGCATTGTCACTCAATGATACCGACCTGGCCGATAGTGTACAATTGGCTGCTGCCCGTGCGTTTCGACTGCAAGCCCAACGAGGGCTTCCCATGCCTACCGATCGGATTACCAATGAACTGGTCTGGAATACGCTGGCCGATATGCAACTCAGCGCAGTACGTGGTTTGATCACCCCTGAACAGGCAGTCACCCTGGCTGATGAAATCCTACGTAGCCGAATAACGCCGCCCTAG
- a CDS encoding ATP-binding protein: MSLASIRYFWHSADPLPSAIRFACLYILIAGAWIILSDRLLSELVTNTEELTNWQTLKGWAFVAIMAIWLGIERWRMILHNQQTYNKLRAANAALQELNASLEQRIAEHTAPLQMANQELSELNQELESFTAIVSHDLKAPLRVIDGYSQLLSRFHAGHLDEDGRQCIQNIRAAIKQMNQLIDDLLAYTHIERKPLHYTVIDLDNILQEILDPYTEQIIDRGVVVERDLRCSRLYVDKTGLTIALRNLIDNALKFSVHVPQPRLTIGSDIQHNAVRLWVKDNGIGFDMRDHDRIFTIFQRLHPQEAYPGTGIGLAIVRKAVERMGGRVWAESSPGVGATFYLEIPNANASSSPPTD, encoded by the coding sequence ATGTCGCTTGCATCGATCCGGTATTTCTGGCATAGTGCCGATCCGCTCCCCAGCGCTATTCGTTTCGCCTGTCTCTATATTCTTATTGCCGGAGCCTGGATCATCCTTTCTGATCGCCTGTTAAGTGAGCTGGTAACTAATACCGAAGAGCTGACGAACTGGCAGACCCTCAAAGGATGGGCCTTCGTCGCCATCATGGCAATCTGGCTGGGCATTGAGCGCTGGCGAATGATCTTGCACAATCAGCAGACTTATAACAAACTCCGCGCCGCGAATGCAGCACTTCAGGAACTTAATGCGTCGCTCGAACAGCGCATTGCTGAACACACAGCACCCTTACAGATGGCCAATCAGGAGTTGAGTGAACTTAATCAGGAACTTGAATCATTTACTGCTATCGTCTCACACGACCTGAAAGCCCCGCTGCGGGTGATTGATGGGTACAGTCAACTGCTATCCCGTTTTCACGCCGGTCATCTTGACGAAGATGGCCGCCAGTGCATACAGAACATTCGAGCCGCGATCAAGCAGATGAATCAGTTGATCGATGATCTGTTGGCATACACTCACATTGAGCGTAAACCACTTCACTATACCGTTATCGATCTTGACAACATACTTCAGGAAATTCTTGACCCATACACCGAGCAAATTATCGATCGTGGTGTTGTTGTCGAGCGTGACTTGCGCTGTTCTCGCCTATATGTCGATAAAACCGGCTTAACCATTGCACTACGTAATCTGATCGACAACGCGCTCAAGTTCAGCGTGCACGTTCCTCAACCACGACTGACGATAGGCAGTGATATTCAGCATAACGCAGTACGATTGTGGGTGAAAGACAACGGCATCGGCTTTGACATGCGTGATCATGACCGCATTTTTACTATTTTTCAGCGTTTACATCCACAGGAAGCCTACCCTGGCACAGGAATTGGGCTGGCAATTGTACGCAAAGCGGTAGAGCGCATGGGTGGGCGAGTATGGGCGGAAAGCAGTCCCGGTGTTGGGGCAACCTTTTATCTGGAGATACCAAATGCCAACGCATCCTCTTCGCCTCCTACTGATTGA
- the serA gene encoding phosphoglycerate dehydrogenase, whose product MNRILVTEKIAAEGLEVLRQAGMVDVRLDLDKPTLLSVIGEYDALVVRSATKVTAEVIAAGERLRVIGRAGTGVDNIDVEAATRRGIIVVNAPASNNVAVAELTIGLLLCLARHIPQAHASVQSGRWARNEFVGWEVRGKTLGLVGLGRIGSEVARRARAMEMEVLAYDPVVSFDRAEQLGVALVTLDELVQRSDVISLHVPLIESTRNMFDQHRIMQMKRGAYLINASRGGIVDEAALVEALNSGHLAGAALDVYAQEPPPADSPLLGHPKVITVPHIGASTAEAQLSAGTEMAEGVVVALNGGTPRYAVNAPFVAPEAWNILQPYLNLGRLLGTLVMQLVQEPVRSYDLELGGELADMDTQPVRLAVLQGLLAASSVERITPVNAPIIARERGVRMTERVTPEAENYAGLITLHIQTSERTRTFSGTVLRGEPHIVQMDGYFVDFVPQGSLLITYHHDQPGMIGKVGQLLGAADVNISGMYVGRRAPRERAVMVLTLDEPAPPHVMEQIAAIPGIQAAFSVQL is encoded by the coding sequence ATGAATCGCATTCTCGTCACCGAAAAGATCGCTGCTGAAGGTCTCGAAGTGCTACGCCAGGCCGGTATGGTTGATGTCCGGCTTGATCTCGACAAACCGACACTGTTGTCGGTGATCGGTGAATACGATGCGTTGGTTGTTCGTTCGGCGACCAAAGTGACCGCTGAAGTCATCGCTGCTGGCGAGCGGTTGCGTGTGATCGGACGGGCCGGTACCGGCGTCGATAATATTGACGTAGAAGCGGCCACCCGGCGTGGCATTATCGTCGTTAATGCGCCGGCCTCGAATAACGTGGCCGTTGCCGAGCTAACGATTGGCTTGCTTCTGTGTCTGGCCCGTCACATTCCGCAAGCCCATGCCTCAGTGCAAAGTGGGCGCTGGGCGCGCAACGAATTTGTGGGTTGGGAAGTACGTGGCAAGACGCTCGGTCTGGTTGGTTTAGGCCGGATCGGATCAGAGGTGGCACGACGGGCCCGGGCAATGGAGATGGAAGTGTTGGCGTATGATCCGGTCGTCTCTTTTGATCGGGCCGAACAGTTGGGTGTGGCGCTGGTGACGCTCGATGAGTTGGTTCAGCGCAGCGATGTTATTTCACTGCATGTACCGTTGATCGAAAGCACACGCAATATGTTTGATCAGCACCGGATCATGCAGATGAAACGCGGTGCATATCTGATCAACGCCAGTCGCGGAGGGATTGTCGATGAAGCGGCACTGGTCGAGGCCCTGAACAGTGGTCATCTGGCCGGTGCTGCCCTCGATGTGTATGCGCAGGAACCACCACCAGCGGATAGTCCGCTGCTCGGCCACCCGAAGGTTATTACCGTTCCCCACATTGGTGCGTCTACCGCAGAAGCGCAACTGAGCGCCGGTACCGAAATGGCCGAAGGTGTTGTAGTCGCGCTGAATGGTGGTACACCACGCTACGCGGTCAATGCACCTTTTGTCGCGCCTGAAGCATGGAATATTCTCCAGCCATACCTCAACCTGGGGCGATTACTCGGCACACTGGTTATGCAACTGGTACAAGAGCCGGTACGCAGTTACGATCTTGAATTGGGCGGTGAGCTGGCCGACATGGATACACAACCGGTACGGCTGGCTGTGTTACAGGGCTTGCTGGCGGCTAGCAGTGTGGAGCGTATTACTCCGGTGAATGCACCGATTATTGCTCGTGAGCGTGGAGTTCGGATGACCGAACGAGTGACTCCAGAAGCGGAAAATTACGCCGGCCTGATCACGTTACATATCCAGACTAGCGAACGTACCCGTACATTTAGTGGTACCGTCTTACGTGGCGAACCGCATATTGTCCAGATGGACGGTTACTTCGTTGATTTTGTGCCGCAGGGGTCTTTGTTGATCACCTATCACCACGACCAACCAGGCATGATCGGTAAGGTCGGCCAGTTGCTCGGCGCGGCAGATGTAAATATTTCGGGAATGTACGTCGGACGACGTGCCCCACGTGAGCGAGCAGTAATGGTGTTGACCCTTGATGAACCGGCTCCGCCACACGTGATGGAGCAGATCGCAGCGATCCCTGGTATCCAGGCAGCGTTCAGTGTGCAACTATAA